In the Apis cerana isolate GH-2021 linkage group LG7, AcerK_1.0, whole genome shotgun sequence genome, tcatGTTCAGTGGGTGATCTTAAAAGTTTTTTGTTATCAAACCGTGATAAAAAGTCTCAAGAAGCacttaataaagaaaacattCTAATTCGAATAGCATTGGATATTGCTGCTGGTTTAAAACATATGCATTGTAATGGATTTGTACATACAGATTTATCTGCTAGAAATTGCTTAGTAGCATCAGATTTATCAGCAAAACTGGGAGATTATGGAACTGGTGTAGAAAAATATCCTGaagattattatgtaattgGAGATCGTGCATTACCTATTAGATGGTCAGCACCAGAAAGTGTAGAATGTACTGATACAACTATTGAAACTAGAGAAATTACATCTCAAGCAAATATGTGGAGTTATGCTATTTTTCTTTGGGAAATTATTACATGGGGAGATATACCATACCATGATAAGAGTGATGAACAAGTAATTCAAAtgcttttacatttaaaatcaaatctttcatCAAATGGTATACAAGTTTTACAaacatatttagaaaattgtccatcaaatatatatcaagcaatttatttaagtttaaatttaaatccacAAAAAAGACCAAATTTGGATGAGATAagacaatttcttttaaatgaacATATAGAATGCTTGGATTTTGAACAAAGATGGGAAAATTTACGAGTTAATGCTAAATATGTCCGAAGTGCAAGTTTGCAAGATCTTAGAGGAAGTATCGATTCAGATTATTGGACTACTATTGTTGATGATACACCACATCAATCATCATTTCGACTTGGACCTAAtgaattagtaaaaaatataccaagtattaaaaatattattcatcatgAATCAAGCTCTGAAACTGAAGAAGAAAGTTGGAAAGGACGAATTGAACAGGGAGTTTATACtgaaaaagtaaaacaaaaatctaaatctgtTACTGATTTAATGGTTCTTGTACATATCGATTTTGATTCTGATGCAGAATTATCAATGGGAGCTCAAATCtcagaaaaatatggaaaaaaaaaattacctgcTACTGGTAGTGATAGTGATCTTAGACATAGTATTCATACAGATGAATTCGATGAAACATTAAGAAAATTGCGGAATCCATTGCCAAATAATACTTCTAACAAAATCAGGATGTTAGATACTGCAGAAAAGCCAAAATTATTGACATTAACCATGGATCAAACTCAAACTCCAATTTTGagattatctttaaataacaaagaatTTGATACTACATCTATTGTAAATACAATTACAGAAACACATAATGATAAACATATACTAAGACTTCTATCAAAAGGAGATCCTAATCCTCCTCTTTTATGTTATGTACCTGATGATACATcttctgaaatattaaaaaaagatgataaatcTCAATGTAACTTGTGTACATTTAAGcatgaaaatacttttttttctaacaattGTTCAATTAATTGTGGAACTGATGAAAATACTTTAGTTGATGTTGCACTTTGGAATCATGCATTAGATTCTGCTTTAGAAAAGAAAGTACCTGGTTTCTTAGATGAAGGTGAATTTAATGAGTATGcagaatctttatttaaacaagaaaataatattgcatcaGAATTAATTGTAACTATTGAATCAAATACTTTGCAATCCCAGAAACACTATAGACATAATTCAGATAAATTCTCCAACGAAGAAGATATAGGCATGAATCGGAGATGTTTATCAaatgaagatgaagaagaaagaaaacaattatcTACTCCTGATGATGAACAAAGTTCTGATTCTGGATTTAGAGATAAAGAATcttatgaagaagaagaaaatgtttaTGCTTTAATTCCATCAACTTCTACTAATAATTCTACAATAAATATACCAATATATAGTGAAGAAGAACAGTTACAGATTTTATTTGAACTAGATACTATTCTTGATGCAGAATACTATGCAACACTTCCAGTATCTGAAAGAATGacagaaaatttatcttcaaataatcatatagaaaataaaattatctgtaCAAATGAAGATGAATCTGATTCTATTCATACTGTAGATACTATCattgaaatagataataatgaaaatcttaCTTCTAATATCAATTTGCTAGAAAATGACATAAaaccaatattaaataatgaacagacaattcaattagaaaatattaaaattaaaattgaggaaaatattgaagtaaaaaatttaagtgatattaattcttcttctcaacaaacaaatttaaaagattgtaatattgaaacaaatatcaaatattccaaaggacaaaaagaattaaaatatttacaaaataaaaatgaaattaaaaataaaaacgaaaatagaaatgaaaataatataattattaatacaaataagtatggaaatgaaaatgaaaaagaatttaaaaataaagatgaaaatgaaattgaaaataaaaatgaatgtgaAGATTTAAGtgatattaattcttcttctcaacaaacaaatttaaaagattgtaatattgaaacaaatatcaaatattccaaaggacaaaaagaattaaaatatttacaaaataaaaatgaaattaaaaataaaaacgaaaatagaaatgaaaataatataattattaatacaaataagtatggaaatgaaaatgaaaaagaatttaaaaataaagatgaaaatgaaattgaaaataaaaatgaatgtgaAATTGAagtcagaaataaaaatgaaagtataaatgcaagtaaatatgaaaataataataaaagtgatattaaaaataaaattgaaaatgaaaaagaaataggaacaatatatgaaaataaaaataaaaaggaaatagaaaaaaaaaatgaaaatgaaattgaagatGAAGACAGTTCTACTATGAGTTTACATAGTGATAATTCTTATGTATCGTTTGatatagaagaagaatttgtAACAGCAATTCGAAATGAACTTAGAGAAAAATTACCTTGTGCTCAGATGTCTGTTGTAGAACCACTAGAAACtcatgataatgataatcctATATCTAGAGATATAGATAGTAAACATTGGGATGATGATGATAGTGAAGAATCTTCTAATCAAGGTAGTGGAGGAGTGGGTATTTCAATAAggtattcattttaattttttaataatataataatttataataatatattaataatatatattttattaatattaaatattatttaatataatagttataatttatttatcatttaggtttaaaaaacaaaatttgaaaatctattatttgttatttaggTATAATGTATATGATTCTCCCCTTAGTCCAAttcaagaagaaagagaaagtacTCTTACTTCTGaatcattaatatcaaattctaGAGATACATCAATTGCTTCAAAAGAATCTGTTGCTTCAGATGATGTATTACTAGTTGATACTcgaacaaataaaatgattttattagaaGGATTAGGAGAAAAATTGCAAGATGATGAACGAGATACAACTAATGGAGATTTGTCTGAGGAAGAAAATTTGGATTATAATTGTTCGATAGTTCGTTCTCGTAATGATAAATCGCATATTATAATTGCAAGTTGTGGAGCACCTTTACCAAGTCCAGAGGAGGAATCTAAATGGCAACAATTACCATCATCTTTTCCATTACCATTACCTTTACCATTGGAAGATGATTTAATGTCAACAAATTTTGGAACAAATCATGGATGGGGTAGTCAGgatgaagatgaagaagaagaagaggaagaagaagaagaagaggatgaAAATAATAGTTCTAGTTCTGGAGAATTTATTTGGAAagtaaatacattataaataaaaaaattaaatttattaatagaaatttattacttattattaaaaatttatttttcatatataattaaattcatgttattaattagaaatattttatatatagagataCAATGAATCACATATGGAACAAATTCAAACTcgaagttatttaaataataatgaaggaGTAATATTAGATGCTGATGTTGAAGATGAAATAGATcttgaagaagaaggagaggatgaagaagaagaagaagaagaagaagaagaagaagaagaagaagaagaagaagaagaagaagaagaatttacaCCATCAGCTTGGAATGCAACATTAGCACCTCATCGTTCTGCATTAAGATCTCcagataaaacattaaaatctgtaagttttataatatttacattttcatatttttttcaatataataatttatagttttttgtatttatttctgcTTCAGGATGAATCGGTgtgtatattcttatttatatagtaatattctttatatattatatatactacacttaaataaattttgtacaattgttaattttttcaggATCAAAAAAAAAGCGTGTGGTTTAAAAAACAACGTTATCATTGTGTATATGAATATCCTAAAGAAACTCTAGCTACAGAAACTCAAGGAGAATCAACTAATATTTGGGAATCTACTTCATATAgtggtaaatttattttctttccttaaaaatataaatataagaataaaaattatattaaaattgatttattatatattatatatgtgtgtaacTTTTGTTTTGTTTAGATTGGGAGGAAATGATAGATGAACCACGTTTAGATTTGTATCCTCTTGATTATGACGATGCTCATCATTCtggtatattttaataatatataggatatatatttaattatattaataattatattattatatatataattatattaattaattatatatatatatataatatatatataggatgttaatatattcatatttaatattttttaaaagtcgaTTCTAAAGTGCAACAAAAAAgttctttatttaaacaatttatacaaaaatgttagttattaaattataataaataagcaatttaagttcgtatttcttttgtttaatataataaacttaataatatttgcttaaataaattgtttataatttaatataatttaataataaaaatttatatacacaaaCTTTTCTATTtggaatcaattttcaaaaatattgaatattgatatcttatatatatctaatataaatatacagcaAAAGCAAAAAGTattcatgtatttttaaaaaaaaaagggaataatttttttaaatgatttgaagttttttaaaatattaaaaagaaaatgttaaaaaaatgttgttatagacaaataattaaaaatactcaaATTctctgttttttatttttgatcaatttttgtagtaaatctttacatttttcaatatttacaatttttttatgtatcaatcaatttcaatgaacttcatgtataatataattatattatatatatttgcatacataatttacttaaatttacaaaagatatatttcaaattttcattataaactcgtataataaaaattaaagttaaaaatcgtgacaatttttttttcataatatataataaattttgataataataatttaaaaaaaattttttttatttttattatttactaaactgaatttaaatttaatcttaacaTTTCTCAAAAACTCaagttctaattttaaaaaagttattatattttaaaaaatatatgaatatttttttctcttactatatatttttactgcatatttttgaaaaattttattactattttttatttatatcattaaatttattatataaatattttgtttataggAAATGAAGAGTTTTTTGTAAGCAGTTCAAGTCGtccatttcaatttcaaactaGTGAGAGTAAATATGTAAGTCAATTTTTTCCTGGTGCATCTACGTCAATGAATGAAGAACGAGATGAAGATGATGATCAACAAGGAATACCACAAAATGGAATAGAATTGTTAAATGATTGTAGTCAAAATCAACAATATCAATTAGGAGAATTAAGGCATACTAGAGATCgcttgaaattgaatttatctacAACTGGTTCATCTTTTGTTTCTACCAAACAAATGAAAGAAGATGACGTAAAACAATTGcatgaaagagaaaatatgtCAGAATTCTCGCAAAGTATAAACTTAACAGAGGACCAACATATGCTATCAAATTGTTTGAATTACAATATGTTACCAATGGTGCCTCCCAAAAAcattcaagataaaaaaaaacttaattcgATTTCTTCAAAAAGTGCCCAATGTGATACTCAAGAAAAGATTGAGTCTATTGACAAGTGTAGTGTTTTAACTCATGACTAACATATTTCGAAGacgttaataaaatgttaaaaatataattttagctGAACTCCGTCCGAATTAATTTTGTTGCAAAAGTACAGTGATTATTCAACGAATTCACTATTAAATGAATCTCGAATTATTGTACATAAtatgtaacaaatttttattgtggCTAAAATGTAATCGATTGTCTATagtgttatattaaattttgatttattgtataaaaatattaatatagagcttaatattgatataattttttatataattagcttcataaaaaaatataaaaaaagacaatcgatttttaaaagctacaattattgaataatttcatttcatattgtaaatatttattgaattcattCAGTACATAATTGTTGTCAGAAAAAATTTGCGTaagttattaatgttattattttcattatttttattgatatataataattatattaatttttaattattgttatttttaaataacgtatatttttccgatctatttttattaaaattatattaatagaaaacagCTCTCTATtctaaaagtattataatgtCAATCAATGGACGGTACTATAATTAGTCTTAATTTTTAGCAAAAAGTGTATAGTAATTAATGCacgaataatttgttataaatctgtattgtattattatttttagaactgTGATGGGCACAATTtgtgcatttttatttcaattaatttaatgaatcaaattagtgaaattacaaatttcatgTAAGTAGCACAGAAAAGATGCTGCCGAATTCTATTACATTctatttccaataaatttaaatattcttgaacGATTTCTCACACATAATTtgtctttaatttttagtattcaaataattttttatggaataatattctatgaaatgtaaatgcacaaaaaaaatgtttattataaagatatggcattaactattaaatttataatatttatttaaatataaaaacaaaaaacaataatgatatgttaataattatagtttttacaaaattttcaatataattatagcaaAATATAATAGCAGAATAGATTAggctaatataaaaaaaaaatatatttaaaaatataaataaagtcaacatatttgatatttacattgatatataatttaattaatatatatgaaatcataCATGTTATGTACTATTAATAATGCTGCATTTATTGTGCAgttttactattataattattattatcattattgataATGCTAATTCTGTGCtcattataatagaatattaatagagaacaattaatatattgttatacaaagcagatattgatttaaaaatgtgtttcattgtttttatttcctaTTCCGTTATGACACATTTAcataggaaatattttaattttatgtatttcaactaactttattaattttaatttattttagcagaaaatgataaaaatttgatatattgaataaaattcaaataaaataatttactcaaattataatatatataaagaaaatttaaaattttattataaatattttacttataacaattatttttataaaaaatttgtgtataatattattttatgtttgtatattattaaaatatatatattatttatatgtgacGTTGACGATTACgccataaaataataagtccTTGATAATCTGCAGAAGCAAGAAGAgattcatcaaaattaaagGATAAAGCAATTGTAGGTGTTGCATGACCTTGAAGTCGATTAATTTTCGCTGCTTTGCCCTTTCTTGCTGAATCTAAGAGATGTATTGTACCATCCTCAGAACCAGTAGCTATTAAACATGTTTCCATTTGTGGGCAAAATGTCGATTTCACAAAATAttgtctataaaaaatttataaattatattttgttataattttaaaattgttgtgtatcaaaagttataataatatttaattataaattacttatgTTTTATGGGATATTTTGTCCACAAAGATAGAGAACCttgattatcaataatatgatataacaaTACTATATTACAAGCACTGCTCACTAAAAGTGCTGGCCATGGAGCATCTTTTGAAAGCCATGAACGCCAAGAAAGGCTACTTATCATTCCACCAATTTCTTGtactctttttaattttgttaatcgaCCTGATCCTGGTTCTAATTGAAATGACATGATAATTCCTCTATCATTTCCAACCCATATTACTGAACCACCACTACCTTCACAAGTTAATGATAGAATCTAAaacaaatgtttttcttttcatttatttaattaaatatttatttttagatacaaaaattattatttattaataaatttattatattatttattaatattattaattattaatatttattaattattaaaatttataattattaattaaaaattaatatatgaattctttaaaatatttttaaaaacattgaataatacaaaattattgatatcaaatgcattttattatacaaattatttatttttgacaaattttataagataagagagtaaaaaatatttttatcttatatatttttaaaatatttaaaaacttaaaaaatttcgcaaaacttaacaaataaaaatccatttagaaaataaatattttattaaaaatatattacgaattttaaaattattttgaaatatgattgtatagtttaatttatttcatttttaaatcttattatatatatacaggatgtcctgaatttaaatatcaaaacttCAAAAGTATATAgggaatcaataaattattaaaaaatgtcctttaaaaatttatttgttttgctgttttggaaaaaagaaaagaaacaagatttctattctatttttctacttacttattgatatttatatatctgtgATATTTCTGTttactatattattcaaaataaacaatttttttaatgcaagtgcatactaatattaattataaatgtaaataaaactgTTAAATATTGTTCTGGTGTAATCTATATGATATATTGCAgctacaatttttaatctcttttatttctttaatcttttaatttcttgaattaattgacattgaataaattttctcctttaaaattccttatatgaaaaaaatccaTGGATATAATATctgttgaataattaatatttataagatattatttcttcaatccATTATTGTAGGTAATTTCTGTTCAACTAGACTCGAACAATTCTGccaaaataaattgatcaatcattcaattgaaattacattttagaTTATACAATGTAAAGaataagatgaaattttcatctgagcttataaaacaaaattatatatataataatagaataataataaatagaaatatcatgaataaatgttaataaaaaaatgtaaaaaaaagtttttttgtaCGATTTTCTCCAAAACAAGCAAATTTCtaaaacactttttttttgtttatcaatctcttataaattcaaaattttgatatttaaaatatcaaattatatattattaaaaatttaaaaaactaactTTTCCACCAATTTTGCAAGAACCATTGCGAGTATATATACCagtagatatatttaaaatttgtacaagTCCCTGAGAATTGCCAGCAAcaactaaattattatttataggtaTAAATCCACAACATAAAACTTCTGCTTGCTGTTGATCATTAACAACTCTTAAACAAGTTGAATTGTTTTCTATATCCAAAACATTCCAAAGTCTTATTGTAGCATCCAAAGAAGATGAAACTATTAGATCATTACTAATACTCCAATCTAATGAAGTAACACCTTTTTTATGACCTTCGAGTAAGACTATTACTTTTGGAGGAATACTAATAACATcacatatagataataatccaTCTAATGATGCACAACATAGCTTTGATCTAtcattatttgcaaatttaagCATCATTACTGGTGCATTGTGTTGATCAAAAACATGATGCACTCCATCAAATGCAAAACTTTCTGCAATAGATTTTCGTTGTATGTTATaaagttttgttttaatttctgatttttcttcttctgttgtataataattaaaactattttgttCTAAATTTTCGCCATAACGTAGAAATAACAATCTTGCTctcaatctaaaataattttctctaatttttgaatttttactgaacttttcttttaataattgatttctgCGACGAATA is a window encoding:
- the LOC107999428 gene encoding rho-associated protein kinase 1 isoform X1, which encodes MLNIILCWICWLFWAGLPIITAYPVSSSIRTDLSYNHTSSKWEQYWIQYTLGLLSVTVTAFTLVGCLCCRRPRRPKGFQDKAEKCNQEFKDGNNIGQELVFEHSFEGLELNVPHILAVSERVQFDPLPVEHIISGPKNILKPKPLPLSSLFFEKHHSDSTLPEYCREWFDAKDLCISREKLKYLREIGHGWFGKVVEGRADLEGHKRTSKNGGVVVRILTEEATMKEKAWFLGEATPYLKLHHQNILTLIGFCLETDPYLLLFESCSVGDLKSFLLSNRDKKSQEALNKENILIRIALDIAAGLKHMHCNGFVHTDLSARNCLVASDLSAKLGDYGTGVEKYPEDYYVIGDRALPIRWSAPESVECTDTTIETREITSQANMWSYAIFLWEIITWGDIPYHDKSDEQVIQMLLHLKSNLSSNGIQVLQTYLENCPSNIYQAIYLSLNLNPQKRPNLDEIRQFLLNEHIECLDFEQRWENLRVNAKYVRSASLQDLRGSIDSDYWTTIVDDTPHQSSFRLGPNELVKNIPSIKNIIHHESSSETEEESWKGRIEQGVYTEKVKQKSKSVTDLMVLVHIDFDSDAELSMGAQISEKYGKKKLPATGSDSDLRHSIHTDEFDETLRKLRNPLPNNTSNKIRMLDTAEKPKLLTLTMDQTQTPILRLSLNNKEFDTTSIVNTITETHNDKHILRLLSKGDPNPPLLCYVPDDTSSEILKKDDKSQCNLCTFKHENTFFSNNCSINCGTDENTLVDVALWNHALDSALEKKVPGFLDEGEFNEYAESLFKQENNIASELIVTIESNTLQSQKHYRHNSDKFSNEEDIGMNRRCLSNEDEEERKQLSTPDDEQSSDSGFRDKESYEEEENVYALIPSTSTNNSTINIPIYSEEEQLQILFELDTILDAEYYATLPVSERMTENLSSNNHIENKIICTNEDESDSIHTVDTIIEIDNNENLTSNINLLENDIKPILNNEQTIQLENIKIKIEENIEVKNLSDINSSSQQTNLKDCNIETNIKYSKGQKELKYLQNKNEIKNKNENRNENNIIINTNKYGNENEKEFKNKDENEIENKNECEDLSDINSSSQQTNLKDCNIETNIKYSKGQKELKYLQNKNEIKNKNENRNENNIIINTNKYGNENEKEFKNKDENEIENKNECEIEVRNKNESINASKYENNNKSDIKNKIENEKEIGTIYENKNKKEIEKKNENEIEDEDSSTMSLHSDNSYVSFDIEEEFVTAIRNELREKLPCAQMSVVEPLETHDNDNPISRDIDSKHWDDDDSEESSNQGSGGVGISIRYNVYDSPLSPIQEERESTLTSESLISNSRDTSIASKESVASDDVLLVDTRTNKMILLEGLGEKLQDDERDTTNGDLSEEENLDYNCSIVRSRNDKSHIIIASCGAPLPSPEEESKWQQLPSSFPLPLPLPLEDDLMSTNFGTNHGWGSQDEDEEEEEEEEEEEDENNSSSSGEFIWKRYNESHMEQIQTRSYLNNNEGVILDADVEDEIDLEEEGEDEEEEEEEEEEEEEEEEEEEEEEFTPSAWNATLAPHRSALRSPDKTLKSDQKKSVWFKKQRYHCVYEYPKETLATETQGESTNIWESTSYSDWEEMIDEPRLDLYPLDYDDAHHSGNEEFFVSSSSRPFQFQTSESKYVSQFFPGASTSMNEERDEDDDQQGIPQNGIELLNDCSQNQQYQLGELRHTRDRLKLNLSTTGSSFVSTKQMKEDDVKQLHERENMSEFSQSINLTEDQHMLSNCLNYNMLPMVPPKNIQDKKKLNSISSKSAQCDTQEKIESIDKCSVLTHD
- the LOC107999458 gene encoding WD repeat-containing protein 13-like: MVTMWHQQVFALDAKYNAQRVNKLPTLGMLYIRRRNQLLKEKFSKNSKIRENYFRLRARLLFLRYGENLEQNSFNYYTTEEEKSEIKTKLYNIQRKSIAESFAFDGVHHVFDQHNAPVMMLKFANNDRSKLCCASLDGLLSICDVISIPPKVIVLLEGHKKGVTSLDWSISNDLIVSSSLDATIRLWNVLDIENNSTCLRVVNDQQQAEVLCCGFIPINNNLVVAGNSQGLVQILNISTGIYTRNGSCKIGGKILSLTCEGSGGSVIWVGNDRGIIMSFQLEPGSGRLTKLKRVQEIGGMISSLSWRSWLSKDAPWPALLVSSACNIVLLYHIIDNQGSLSLWTKYPIKHKQYFVKSTFCPQMETCLIATGSEDGTIHLLDSARKGKAAKINRLQGHATPTIALSFNFDESLLASADYQGLIILWRNRQRHI
- the LOC107999428 gene encoding rho-associated protein kinase 1 isoform X2, with amino-acid sequence MLNIILCWICWLFWAGLPIITAYPVSSSIRTDLSYNHTSSKWEQYWIQYTLGLLSVTVTAFTLVGCLCCRRPRRPKGFQEFKDGNNIGQELVFEHSFEGLELNVPHILAVSERVQFDPLPVEHIISGPKNILKPKPLPLSSLFFEKHHSDSTLPEYCREWFDAKDLCISREKLKYLREIGHGWFGKVVEGRADLEGHKRTSKNGGVVVRILTEEATMKEKAWFLGEATPYLKLHHQNILTLIGFCLETDPYLLLFESCSVGDLKSFLLSNRDKKSQEALNKENILIRIALDIAAGLKHMHCNGFVHTDLSARNCLVASDLSAKLGDYGTGVEKYPEDYYVIGDRALPIRWSAPESVECTDTTIETREITSQANMWSYAIFLWEIITWGDIPYHDKSDEQVIQMLLHLKSNLSSNGIQVLQTYLENCPSNIYQAIYLSLNLNPQKRPNLDEIRQFLLNEHIECLDFEQRWENLRVNAKYVRSASLQDLRGSIDSDYWTTIVDDTPHQSSFRLGPNELVKNIPSIKNIIHHESSSETEEESWKGRIEQGVYTEKVKQKSKSVTDLMVLVHIDFDSDAELSMGAQISEKYGKKKLPATGSDSDLRHSIHTDEFDETLRKLRNPLPNNTSNKIRMLDTAEKPKLLTLTMDQTQTPILRLSLNNKEFDTTSIVNTITETHNDKHILRLLSKGDPNPPLLCYVPDDTSSEILKKDDKSQCNLCTFKHENTFFSNNCSINCGTDENTLVDVALWNHALDSALEKKVPGFLDEGEFNEYAESLFKQENNIASELIVTIESNTLQSQKHYRHNSDKFSNEEDIGMNRRCLSNEDEEERKQLSTPDDEQSSDSGFRDKESYEEEENVYALIPSTSTNNSTINIPIYSEEEQLQILFELDTILDAEYYATLPVSERMTENLSSNNHIENKIICTNEDESDSIHTVDTIIEIDNNENLTSNINLLENDIKPILNNEQTIQLENIKIKIEENIEVKNLSDINSSSQQTNLKDCNIETNIKYSKGQKELKYLQNKNEIKNKNENRNENNIIINTNKYGNENEKEFKNKDENEIENKNECEDLSDINSSSQQTNLKDCNIETNIKYSKGQKELKYLQNKNEIKNKNENRNENNIIINTNKYGNENEKEFKNKDENEIENKNECEIEVRNKNESINASKYENNNKSDIKNKIENEKEIGTIYENKNKKEIEKKNENEIEDEDSSTMSLHSDNSYVSFDIEEEFVTAIRNELREKLPCAQMSVVEPLETHDNDNPISRDIDSKHWDDDDSEESSNQGSGGVGISIRYNVYDSPLSPIQEERESTLTSESLISNSRDTSIASKESVASDDVLLVDTRTNKMILLEGLGEKLQDDERDTTNGDLSEEENLDYNCSIVRSRNDKSHIIIASCGAPLPSPEEESKWQQLPSSFPLPLPLPLEDDLMSTNFGTNHGWGSQDEDEEEEEEEEEEEDENNSSSSGEFIWKRYNESHMEQIQTRSYLNNNEGVILDADVEDEIDLEEEGEDEEEEEEEEEEEEEEEEEEEEEEFTPSAWNATLAPHRSALRSPDKTLKSDQKKSVWFKKQRYHCVYEYPKETLATETQGESTNIWESTSYSDWEEMIDEPRLDLYPLDYDDAHHSGNEEFFVSSSSRPFQFQTSESKYVSQFFPGASTSMNEERDEDDDQQGIPQNGIELLNDCSQNQQYQLGELRHTRDRLKLNLSTTGSSFVSTKQMKEDDVKQLHERENMSEFSQSINLTEDQHMLSNCLNYNMLPMVPPKNIQDKKKLNSISSKSAQCDTQEKIESIDKCSVLTHD